One Tunturibacter gelidoferens genomic region harbors:
- a CDS encoding AsmA-like C-terminal region-containing protein yields MPISPAVIPERSSSASPRKPGLKWVLIMVGLAVGFAAWRVIDVYWPYRYRNVEPLLQKVFASRIKIDHYHRIYFPHPGFVATGLTLRRNSAPDLPPIGSARDLLVQGSWLDLMLFRDRVRLVDVEGLQVVIPPVGSRANHEDFPPGSSVDFAGPTTVVEELNVHDAKLDILRVDGGRYSFPIQQLVIRNLRRGSSISYLVDMQNAMPGGHIVANGSFGPLYPDNLGATPVSGEFTFAPVNLGDIHGISGTLAGRGHFKGVLTAIEADADSVTPDFAVGSGKPTRLEALGHLTVNGLNGNIVLHSVDAHVGATTVHASGQIVDAPKVTDLDLTVTKGRVEDILRPFFKEKVPVTGSVWLHSHASIAAAKEGLKFLQRLQMDGVFEIPNERLTNKSTEESLSAFSDRAQGKKETVGGTSGAYPASGEEEVLSSLKGPARIRNGVVSTDGLDFQVPGAAVKMKGTFSLYDKSVHMVGDLHMQTDLSHVTTGFKSILLKPFAPFFKKQNAGAVIPIAITGSPKQYKVTQDLLHNK; encoded by the coding sequence GTGCCGATCTCTCCAGCAGTGATTCCTGAAAGATCTTCTTCAGCCTCTCCGCGCAAGCCGGGCCTGAAGTGGGTGCTCATTATGGTGGGCCTGGCAGTCGGTTTCGCGGCGTGGCGCGTTATCGATGTGTACTGGCCGTATCGGTACCGCAATGTGGAGCCGCTGCTGCAGAAGGTCTTCGCCAGCCGGATCAAGATCGATCACTATCATCGGATCTACTTTCCTCATCCTGGTTTCGTGGCGACTGGTTTGACGCTGCGCCGCAACTCGGCCCCAGACCTTCCGCCTATCGGCTCGGCCCGGGACCTGCTGGTTCAGGGGAGCTGGCTGGATCTGATGTTGTTCCGGGACCGGGTGCGACTGGTCGATGTCGAGGGACTGCAGGTGGTGATACCGCCGGTGGGCAGCCGGGCCAACCATGAGGACTTTCCGCCTGGAAGCAGCGTTGACTTCGCGGGCCCGACAACGGTGGTGGAAGAGTTGAATGTGCATGATGCGAAGCTCGACATACTTCGAGTGGACGGGGGCCGGTACTCGTTTCCGATTCAGCAACTGGTGATCCGCAATCTGCGTAGAGGCAGCTCGATCTCTTATCTCGTGGACATGCAGAATGCGATGCCGGGCGGACATATTGTGGCGAACGGGAGCTTCGGCCCGCTCTATCCGGATAATCTCGGCGCGACACCGGTGTCGGGTGAGTTTACATTTGCTCCGGTGAACCTGGGGGACATTCACGGGATAAGCGGGACACTTGCGGGCAGGGGGCACTTTAAGGGGGTATTGACGGCGATTGAAGCGGATGCGGACTCGGTGACGCCGGATTTTGCGGTGGGTAGTGGGAAGCCGACGCGGCTGGAGGCGTTGGGACACCTCACTGTCAACGGTCTGAACGGGAATATTGTGCTTCATTCGGTCGACGCGCATGTTGGCGCTACTACCGTTCATGCGAGTGGACAGATTGTGGATGCGCCGAAGGTGACCGACCTGGACCTGACGGTGACCAAGGGCCGGGTGGAGGATATTCTGCGGCCGTTCTTCAAGGAGAAGGTTCCGGTGACGGGGAGCGTGTGGCTGCACAGCCATGCGTCGATTGCGGCGGCGAAGGAAGGGCTGAAGTTTCTTCAGCGTCTGCAGATGGACGGAGTCTTCGAGATACCAAACGAGCGGCTTACGAATAAGAGCACGGAGGAGTCGCTTTCAGCCTTCAGCGATCGGGCGCAGGGAAAGAAGGAGACGGTGGGCGGAACGTCCGGGGCATATCCGGCCTCCGGGGAGGAGGAGGTGCTCTCGTCGCTGAAGGGGCCGGCGAGGATACGGAACGGTGTGGTTTCGACCGATGGCCTCGACTTTCAGGTTCCCGGAGCTGCGGTGAAGATGAAGGGCACCTTCAGCCTTTACGACAAGAGTGTCCATATGGTGGGCGATCTTCATATGCAGACGGATCTGTCGCATGTGACGACAGGCTTCAAGTCGATACTGCTGAAGCCGTTCGCTCCGTTCTTCAAGAAGCAGAATGCGGGTGCGGTGATTCCTATTGCGATTACGGGTTCTCCGAAGCAGTACAAGGTGACGCAGGATTTGTTGCATAACAAGTAG
- a CDS encoding M23 family metallopeptidase, producing the protein MDSLIMQKMSPMQTGMETTPPPAYGTSVYAMEAGTVTKLDGSEGPASPAFPACQGLRKLANTVWIQGSDTYITRYVHVTPAPGLTLGQKVTQGQVIGTLDNSGCQQGAHLHLGRYPVNGPAVNFSIPCVNAPTNQLWDGTVDDDDSAITP; encoded by the coding sequence ATGGACAGTCTCATCATGCAGAAGATGTCACCAATGCAAACGGGAATGGAAACCACTCCTCCTCCTGCATATGGAACGTCGGTGTATGCGATGGAAGCTGGAACAGTTACGAAGTTGGATGGCTCCGAAGGTCCAGCTAGCCCAGCCTTTCCAGCGTGTCAAGGATTGCGTAAACTTGCCAACACAGTCTGGATCCAAGGCAGCGACACATATATTACACGATATGTGCATGTAACACCCGCACCAGGGCTTACGCTTGGCCAGAAGGTAACGCAAGGACAAGTCATCGGAACGCTAGACAACTCAGGTTGCCAGCAGGGAGCACATCTGCATTTAGGCCGGTATCCTGTCAACGGACCAGCGGTTAATTTTTCAATACCTTGCGTGAATGCGCCTACAAATCAATTATGGGATGGCACGGTTGATGATGACGATAGTGCCATCACTCCTTAG
- the pyrR gene encoding bifunctional pyr operon transcriptional regulator/uracil phosphoribosyltransferase PyrR, producing MSEDTEVRKPKFREKGRLMSASEIERTLVRLAHEIVEKHGGSKNVGLVGIKRRGVPLAQRLGVLIEKIEKHPVDVGVLDISFYRDDLSTDGPRPKVTPGAIGFDVTGRDIILMDDVLYTGRTIRAALDALFDYGRPKSVRLLVLIDRGHRELPIEATYVGRLIPTSKREIIEVKLNEVDGQEQVLLVELVD from the coding sequence ATGAGTGAAGATACTGAAGTTCGGAAGCCGAAGTTTCGTGAGAAGGGCAGGCTGATGTCGGCCTCAGAGATCGAGCGCACGCTGGTGCGGCTGGCGCATGAGATCGTGGAAAAACATGGCGGCAGCAAGAATGTCGGCCTGGTGGGGATCAAGCGCAGGGGCGTTCCGCTGGCGCAGAGGCTGGGTGTGCTGATCGAGAAGATCGAGAAGCATCCTGTGGATGTGGGGGTGCTGGATATCAGCTTTTATCGCGACGACCTTTCGACCGATGGGCCGAGGCCGAAGGTGACGCCGGGGGCGATCGGGTTCGATGTGACGGGGCGCGACATTATTTTGATGGATGATGTGCTGTACACCGGACGAACGATTCGGGCGGCGCTGGATGCGCTGTTTGATTATGGGCGGCCGAAGAGCGTGCGGCTGCTGGTGCTGATCGACCGCGGGCATCGTGAGCTGCCGATTGAGGCGACGTATGTGGGGCGGCTGATTCCGACGTCGAAGCGGGAGATTATCGAGGTGAAGCTGAACGAGGTCGATGGACAGGAGCAGGTGCTGCTGGTTGAGCTGGTGGATTGA
- a CDS encoding aspartate carbamoyltransferase catalytic subunit, which yields MTILETGTVAAGSLLTVANLAVEEVAAILAATDRLERMAAPERAKILAGRRIALLFYESSTRTRTSFELAAKSLGAMTTLVSDKSSSIEKGESLKDTGLTLRALGAECIVLRHANSGAPYLLAKSTGLPVLNAGDGMHEHPSQALLDLRTMLTRLPGMSGRLINGKTLGGVTVVITGDILHSRVARSNAMLLPRLGARVVLCGPKELLPEDALGLGGADSSGAVEIERDFDKALKQTASNGTMVVMMLRIQRERLAGLELDLGDYISRYQLDEERLMARAPEALVMHPGPMIRGLEISGEVADGPNSAIEDQVRNGLAVRMALLVRALGAGGFESVTV from the coding sequence ATGACGATATTAGAGACGGGCACGGTTGCGGCGGGGTCGTTGCTGACGGTTGCGAACCTGGCGGTGGAGGAGGTCGCGGCGATTCTGGCGGCGACGGACCGGCTGGAACGGATGGCTGCGCCCGAGAGAGCGAAGATACTCGCAGGGCGGCGGATCGCGCTGCTGTTTTATGAGTCGAGCACGCGGACGAGGACGTCGTTTGAGCTGGCGGCGAAGTCGCTGGGGGCGATGACGACGCTGGTGAGCGACAAGTCTTCGTCGATTGAGAAGGGCGAGAGCCTGAAGGATACGGGGCTGACGCTGCGAGCGCTGGGAGCGGAGTGTATTGTGCTGCGGCATGCGAACTCGGGGGCGCCGTATCTGCTGGCGAAGTCGACGGGGTTGCCGGTGTTGAATGCGGGTGATGGGATGCATGAGCATCCGTCGCAGGCGCTGCTGGATCTGCGGACGATGCTGACGCGATTGCCGGGGATGAGTGGCCGGCTGATCAATGGGAAGACGCTTGGGGGCGTTACGGTGGTGATTACGGGAGATATTTTGCATAGCCGGGTGGCGCGATCGAATGCAATGCTGCTGCCGAGGCTGGGTGCGAGGGTGGTGCTGTGCGGGCCGAAGGAGTTGTTGCCGGAGGATGCGCTGGGGTTGGGCGGTGCGGATAGCAGCGGAGCGGTGGAGATTGAGCGGGACTTTGACAAGGCTTTGAAGCAGACTGCTTCCAACGGCACGATGGTGGTGATGATGCTGAGGATTCAGCGGGAGCGGCTGGCGGGGCTGGAACTGGATCTGGGGGATTATATTTCGCGGTATCAACTGGATGAGGAGCGGCTGATGGCGCGGGCGCCGGAGGCTTTGGTGATGCATCCGGGGCCGATGATTCGCGGGCTCGAGATCTCGGGCGAGGTGGCGGATGGGCCGAACTCGGCGATTGAAGACCAGGTGCGGAATGGGCTTGCGGTCAGGATGGCGCTGCTGGTGAGGGCGCTTGGTGCAGGCGGATTTGAAAGTGTAACGGTATGA